In Hermetia illucens chromosome 5, iHerIll2.2.curated.20191125, whole genome shotgun sequence, a single window of DNA contains:
- the LOC119658339 gene encoding pupal cuticle protein Edg-78E-like, with protein sequence MSTTIIIPFSSLDLFASYIRPDHPHSQYQFQFRKDLNKSTMFKFVVLAVLVGLAAAQRPTQYSSPEAAAEVRSFSSDVSPDGSYRYSFETSNGIAAQEQGVGGVQAAGAASHTSPEGVPIALTYTADENGFHPEGAHLPVPPPVPEYVGRALAWIAAHPQKEEYVAKPLRF encoded by the exons ATGTCAACCACAATAATTATTCCATTCAG TTCCTTAGATCTTTTTGCTTCATATATAAGGCCCGATCATCCTCACAGTCAGTATCAGTTTCAGTTTCGAAAAGATCTTAACAAAAGCACCATGTTCAAATTC GTCGTACTCGCTGTCCTCGTTGGCTTAGCTGCCGCCCAACGTCCAACCCAATACAGCAGCCCCGAAGCTGCCGCCGAAGTCCGCAGCTTCAGCAGTGATGTCAGCCCCGATGGTTCATACCGTTACTCCTTCGAAACCTCAAACGGAATTGCTGCCCAAGAACAAGGTGTAGGTGGTGTCCAAGCTGCCGGAGCCGCTTCCCACACTTCCCCTGAAGGTGTCCCAATTGCCCTTACCTACACTGCTGACGAAAACGGATTCCACCCAGAAGGTGCTCATCTTCCAGTCCCACCACCAGTCCCAGAATACGTTGGACGTGCTTTGGCCTGGATCGCCGCTCACCCACAAAAGGAAGAATACGTTGCCAAACCCCTTCGTTTCTAA